The region GCAGTCGCTACGGCTGCTCGGCACCGTCGGCGAGCCGATCAATCCGGAAGCCTGGATGTGGTATCGCGATGTGATCGGGCGCGACCGCTGCCCCATCGTGGATACCTGGTGGCAAACCGAAACCGGCGGCATCATGATTACGCCTCTGCCGGGCGCCATCCCAACCAAGCCGGGTTCCGCAACCAAGCCGTTCTTCGGCATCGTGCCCGACGTCGTTACCATGGACGGCAAATCGGTGCCGGAAGGCTCGGGCGGTTTCCTGGTCATCAAGAAACCCTGGCCGGGCATGCTGCGCACCGTCTACGGCGATCCCGATCGCTACGTGCAGAATTACTGGTCGCAAATCCCGGGCATCTACTTTACCGGCGACGGAGCTCGCAAGGACAAGGACGGCTATTTCTGGATCATGGGCCGGGTGGATGACGTGATCAACGTCAGCGGGCACAGGCTTTCGACCATGGAAGTGGAATCGGCGCTGGTGGCGCATCCCAAGGTTGCCGAGGCGGCGGTGGTCGGGCGTCCGGACGAACTGAAAGGCCAAGCGATCGCTGCATTCGTCACCCTGGAACAAGGCAACCAGCCCAGCCCCGAGTTGAAGGAAGAACTGAAGAAGTGGGTGGCGAAGGAGATTGGCGCTCTGGCCAAGCCCGACGATATCCGCTTCAGCGATGTCCTCCCCAAGACGCGCAGCGGCAAGATCATGCGCCGCCTGCTGCGCGAGTTGGCGACCAGCGGCGACGTCAAGGGCGATGTCACCACGCTGGAAGATCTGGGCGTCATTGCCAAGCTGCGGGAGGAAGAAGAGTGAATTAACGTCGGGAGTAAGTAGTCGTCGGATGTAGCCCGGTCGCCCCTCGACCGGGCTTTGTTTTGCGCAGCAAACTGGATCGAGCTGACAATCGGCAACCGACCACCATTTTTAGTGCAACACCGGCGTTACCAGCGGAATCCAATTCCGAGTAGCTGACCGAGGGCCCGGTAAGGAATCCCATGAACTCGAATCTCTACAAGAACGCCGACCTCTACTACATTGCGCTGGGCTGCCTGCTGCTGGGCTGGATCATGCGCCGCAGCCGCCAGCAAGAACTCGATCCCGTCATGCGCCTTCGCTTGGCTGGCGCTCTTTGACGGGGGGTCATTGTTGCTCCGGCAACGGTCCGGTTCTCGCCGCCATCTGAGACGTCAGCAGCTTGGTTGTGCGCCGCCGCGCTCGCGCGAGGATTCTTGAAGATCACCATATTTGGGCTGACCCTCTCTTCATCGTGGGGCAACGGTCACGCCACTCCGTTCCGCGCCATCGTGCGCGCCCTTCACCGCCGCGGGCATCGAGTCACCTTCTACGAGAAAGATGTTCCTTACTATGCAAGGCGGCGCGATTTCGACCATTGCGATTATTGCGACCTGGTTTTGTATGACGAATGGGACCAGGTGCGTCCGCAGGCGCTGCGTGAAGCCCGCGCCAGCGATGTCGTGGTCTGCACGAGTTATTGCCCTGAAGGCGGGCGTATCGTGGACGACGTTCTCCCGCTGCAACGTCCGCTGCGCGTTTTTTACGATCTGGACACGCCGATCACCCTGCAGAACCTGGAGCAGGGGAATCTGGAATATCTCTGCCGCGACCAGGTCGGCGGTTTCGATCTCTATCTGTCTTTTACCGGCGGACGCATCCTGGATGTGCTGGAGCAGCATTGGGGAGCGCGCATGGCGCGACCGGTGTACGGCTGCGTCGATCCCGACGTCCACAACTGCGTATCCGAGCGCGCCGACCTTCGTTGCGCGCTCAGCTACATGGGAACCTACGCCGCCGACCGCCAGCATAAGCTGGACGCCTTGTTTCTGGAGCCGGCGCGTCGCCGTCCGGATTCCTGTTTCATTCTGGCTGGCTCCCTGTACCCGCGTGAATCGAGGTGGCCGGAAAACGTGCGCCTCCTGGAGCACGTCGCGCCCGCCGATCATCCGGCACTGTATTCATCTTCGCGCCTGACCTTGAACATCACCCGCGACGGCATGGCGCGCTACGGCTACTGTCCTTCGGGACGCTTCTTTGAGGCCGCCGCTTGCGGCACGCCGCTGATCACCGATCATTGGCCAGGGCTGGAAACATTTTTCTCTCCCGGCGATGAACTACTGGTCGCGCCCGGCGTTGAGGATGTCCTGGAAGCGCTCAATGCCGGCGATGAGGAACTCTCGCGTATTGCCTGGCGCGCCCGCGAGCGGACCCTGTGCGAGCACACCGGTGATGACCGGGCCCGGGAGATGCTGGCCTATTTCGAGGAAGCGCGCAGGCCGGTTTCAGCGTTACGCGAAGCAGCTTAGGAGTGGAAGCCTGATTACGGGAGACCGGAAATGATCGGAATCATTCCCGCCGCGGGCGCCGGGCAACGCATCCAGCCGCTGGGTTGCTCGAAGGAACTTCTGCCCGTGGGCTCGCGCGTGATTGATGGCGTCGAGCGCCCCAAGGCCGTCGCCGAATACTTGGTCGAGCGCATGATCGCCGCCGGCGCGACCCAGATCTGCATGGTCATCTCGGCGGAAAAAAGCGACATCGTCAAGTATTTCGCTGAACGCGAATTCGCCGCGGAGATTTTCTATGTTGTGCAGCGGCGGCCCCAGGGCCTGTGCGACGCGCTGTTTCGCGCCGAACCATTCGCCCGCCACCACGGACAAGTGCTGCTCGGCTTGCCGGATACGATCTGGTTCCCGGAAAACGCCTACCGGCAGGCCGTGGACAATACCGACGGGGCGGGAATCAACCTGGTTTGTTTCCCGGTGCTGGACCCATCCGCATTTGATGCGGTGGTCAGCGATGAACTGGGCTACGTACAACGTGTCGAGGTCAAGCAGAAGAACGCGCACTCACACTGGATCTGGGGCGCTGTTACCGCCACCGGCGAGGCCTTTCATACGCTGAAGCTGCTTTGGGACGCCCGCCATCATGAAGACGAATACCTGGGACATCTGCTCAATGCTTACATGGGGGCCGGCAACATCGTGCGCGCCACCCATTGCGGCGAGAAGTACATGGACGTGGGCACCCTGGAGGGCTTCCGCCACGCCCAGGATTTTCTGCGCGCCATGGGCACGGTGCGCAAGGCGGCTTAGTCCGTAGAAGTCTGCTGTAAAAAATAGAGCCGCGCGGGTCGCGGCTCTTCCTTTTGTCCGTCGTCTGAACTCTGCTATTTCGGTTCGGTCTGCGACTTCAGCACCTCGCGAATTTCCCGATTGATGCGCGCCGCATCACGTGCCGCATTATCAATGAGTTCCAGCCATTTCTTGT is a window of Terriglobales bacterium DNA encoding:
- a CDS encoding glycosyltransferase, which encodes MKITIFGLTLSSSWGNGHATPFRAIVRALHRRGHRVTFYEKDVPYYARRRDFDHCDYCDLVLYDEWDQVRPQALREARASDVVVCTSYCPEGGRIVDDVLPLQRPLRVFYDLDTPITLQNLEQGNLEYLCRDQVGGFDLYLSFTGGRILDVLEQHWGARMARPVYGCVDPDVHNCVSERADLRCALSYMGTYAADRQHKLDALFLEPARRRPDSCFILAGSLYPRESRWPENVRLLEHVAPADHPALYSSSRLTLNITRDGMARYGYCPSGRFFEAAACGTPLITDHWPGLETFFSPGDELLVAPGVEDVLEALNAGDEELSRIAWRARERTLCEHTGDDRAREMLAYFEEARRPVSALREAA
- a CDS encoding sugar phosphate nucleotidyltransferase, with the translated sequence MIGIIPAAGAGQRIQPLGCSKELLPVGSRVIDGVERPKAVAEYLVERMIAAGATQICMVISAEKSDIVKYFAEREFAAEIFYVVQRRPQGLCDALFRAEPFARHHGQVLLGLPDTIWFPENAYRQAVDNTDGAGINLVCFPVLDPSAFDAVVSDELGYVQRVEVKQKNAHSHWIWGAVTATGEAFHTLKLLWDARHHEDEYLGHLLNAYMGAGNIVRATHCGEKYMDVGTLEGFRHAQDFLRAMGTVRKAA